The following DNA comes from Triticum aestivum cultivar Chinese Spring chromosome 3D, IWGSC CS RefSeq v2.1, whole genome shotgun sequence.
TTATGTTGAATCTTTctattattttgagtcttttattattttgaatcttttttattttgaactttttattactttgcatctttttattattttgagtcttttatTATTTTGAATCTTTTTAATTTTGAATATTTTTATAAAATTGAGTCTTTTATATTTTCGAGTCTTTTATTATTTGAAACTTTTTATAATTTTGAGTCATTTATTATTTTCAATCTGTTTTGTTATTTTTGAGCCTTTTTACTATTTTGAGTCTTTTTTATtgatttttgggcctagcccaacattgCTTCCGAGGTCCGGCCTATCCCAATGTTGTCGGGTCAATATATAGGTGGCCGGCCCCTCCCCCACTCAACGCCCCTCTCTCTTGATGCCCTTCCTCGTCGCCTCCCTCTCTGTCAATTCCGTTTTGCCGACGGCTGTCGCCGGCCATTTCCGGCGTCCCCCGGTGTTCTGGTACACTTATAGACCTCCCCCTTTGTCTGCCATACATCTAGACCTCACATGTCACTTCCATTTCTCTGTAGGGTTTTGGCGACGACAACGGTGACGCTTGCAGGTGAACACATGCTCCGATTCTCTGTGAGCATCTCAACAGCTAATATTTTTGGCGGTTCATATTTTTGGCAGCTATAATTAGCTAGGTTTTATGATTCGGAAGCTCTGAATTTTGTACTATTAGAATAACCTTGCGAATTTTGGCAGCTCATAATTAGCTAGGGTTCATGATTTGGTAGCTTTGCCAATTTTGGCGGCTCTGAATTTTGTTGTAGTAGAATTAGCTTGCCAATTTTGGAAGTTCATAATTTTTGGCAGCTCATAATTATCTAGGGTTTATGATTTGCCCATGTGTGCCAAACTTTTAAATGATAGCAAACTAGTGTACATTCTGCTAGATGATTGCAAAACAATGCCAGACTGCAAAATACTGCCAAACTGCTAGTACATTACGCTAGAATGTATACATTGCCCATGTGTGCCAAACTAGTATACCAAACAGTGCCAAAAAATTACTAAATGTGCTCATGTAGATGATTGCAAACTAGTGTCAAAATGTAAGCAGTGTCAAAGCTATTGTCATAACAGTGTCAACTAGTGTGGCATTCTACTAGTAATTTGCCCATCTAGATGATTGCAAAGCAGTATGCCAAAGCTTTGATACTGACAAAACTTTTTTGTTTGCCAAACCTTATATGAACTAGTGTTAAATTTTTTTTGCATTCATAAACTCTAGTTCATATATTCCTTTAGTTGCATTCATATACTCTAGGTCATCCTAGGCATATGTTCTAAAGTGCCAAAAACAGTTCATCCTCTAGTTGATATACTCTAGTTCAACCTCTCATTCATACTCTAATTCATCCTCTAACTCATACACTAGTTCATATACTCCAGTTCATCCTCTAATTGTTATTATTTGTAGTTGGCGCCGATGAGTACCTACAACAGCCACTACAGGTCTTCTTGCAACTTCGCGGCATATGCCGACAGAGGCGAAGGGAGCACCAACCAGGTAAGATTCCAAGCACATCCATGATCATTGCAAACACATGCATATGTCTAACCATTCATGATGATTGCAATTGCACATGCATATCTAAAGATTTCAAACATTTGACTTGGTATGGATACATACCGTATTCGATGCCAGTCAAGGGGAAGGTCTATGATGTGGACATGATCAACCGCCAACTTATACAGTCTCATGAAAGTACCATCAAGGCCCTAAAGGAGGTGAATGATCATACATTTAAAAAGTATCGGTTCATCTGTACGTGGTTAATAATTTTTTTTCTACTTAAAGAAAATGGTCATACATTTTAAAAGGTTCATCTGTATAAAAATGTCTATACTCTTTAATCTAATTTGTGAAATTCAAAAGGAGATGAAAACGAAAAGATAACAAAATACTATGTGTTAAATATGTTTATTTTCACCACGTgatacatgtggtaagcaatccaaacaattcaaaaaaaaatcttacAAACTtaatgaataaaaataaaaataaaaataaaaatgaaacaaaaaagtaAAAAGAGGTTCAGATCAAACAaaaatatagggaaaagaaaagcCCGACAGATAAAAAATAGAGAAGTGGAATTACTACATAGGTCGAACTTCTATTCATGGGTGCGTCTGTACATCGGTTACCGCAAGACTGAGCGGGCACTCACCTGAAGTAGATCTTATACGGGCTATATAATTGCATTGCTTCTTTTCCGTTGTAGTTGTCTGCCTCGAGTGGAGCTCCATTGCAGTTTTTAGATATATGGGTCACAATCTCACATATTAAAAAAGTGTTCATGCAAAGTAATAGTTTGTTTGAGATTTTTAAGAAAAAATATTCATACAATTAAGAAATAATCCCTGACATTTTAAACATGTTCACatatttcaaaaatatgttcatgaatttttttgaaatgttcATGCAAATGTAAAAATTTGTTcgcgtaatttaaaaaaaaatgttcATACCAGTCATAAAATTGTTCATGGCATTTAAAGGTTGCTCACGCATTAAAAATACCTTCAAATTATTTTCAAGAAATGTTCATCAAATGTAATAAATTTTTCGTGTAACTTTGTTTGGTATGACTCAAACAAATTGTTCATGATCTTTAAaatatgttcacatgtttaaaAATGTGCACTTGATTTTCTTTAGAAATATTGGACGTGTTCTTGTTcagcatgtatttaaaaatgttcaacatgaatttAAATATGTTCAAGATGTATTCCAAATATTTAAAACCATTATTTAAAATATGTTCAACGTGTATCTGAAAATTGTTCAACTTGTGTTCAAGAAATGTTCAACGTGTATGTGAAGAAAGTGATAAACGTTTTTTTGAATTGGAAATTGAAAAGCGAAAGGAGAAGGAAATAGATATAATAGAAAGACAAAATAGTCATTCAAAAtgaaatataaaaaatattaaaaatTGTAAGAAAACTTCAAAACCGATTAAGAAGAACATAGAAAAAAAAATGGTAGGAAACCTTCCGAAAATTGGAAGGAAGGTTCCTAGAACCATTAGTAAAACTGGAAAAATGGTTGGACTGGCTCCCATAGAGGTGTTTGTGGGCGTGCACTCAGCATTTCTCGCAATAAAAAAGATATAGCACTGGTACCAATTCATCGCCTTATCCGACGAATAGTCCGTAAAACCTGTAGTGGGAGCGCTTGCGCATCGCTCGCTCATGTTGCTTGCGAAAATCACCAAAGTTTTCTCCTGACGAAAAAAAGACAGCTCTAGCTTGGTAAAAGAGTCAGCCACTATTTCATTTGACAAATCTTGAAATGTTTGTGAAATAAAAATATCACGAATtataaaatatgttcatgaattttaaaaatacttatttattttaaaaAGTGGTCTACAATTTTTTTTAAAGACATGAATCAAAAAGATATTCATCAATATTTTTAAAAAATGGGCACCGATGATAGAAAAAGAACCAGCAAAGAAGGCATTACTACTTTATGTCCACAAAACAATACAAAATGTGCAAGTTTACGTACATCCAAACGCTTCAGAACTCATTTCATGTTGCAGTCATAAAATTGGATAGTACACTTTGGATGAAAAAAGAATCAGTTCCAAAACAGGTAGCAAATCATTATGTTGAACAAAGAAAACGCCAACTAGTTCTCCAAATAATATAGGGAGTGCCTAGAACTCatttagatgagatataatttggtctcattcaccttgaAAACAAAAacagatacaacccacgtcagtacacacgcatcttatagcatcacatccaatggctataaaaggtgaatgagaccaaattatatctcatctagatgagttttaGCAAAACTGAATAATATATATTGCTCTGTCCTTTTTCTTTCTCCGAAACAGTTCCTCATGCAGCCACGAAGCAAGGTTGACCAATCATTGTGACACACTTCCTAATGTAGACGATATATGTTTGGTGTACTCTGTTTTGACGTTCTTCAGCCTTAAGACTACATCGCTCATAGTTATCCTATCTTCAGGTGAGTCACTGGAGCAGAGCAAACCAACCTCTAGTATTGGCACAAGAAAGCTAATGTCCATGTCAAGGCATTGCAGTACCCGTCTATCTATGGCATGGACAAGTTGGTCTGCCTGAAACAATTGATGAACCCATCGTCTAAGGCTCAGTTCTCCAACAAATATAGCATCCGTTGGCCTCTTGCCAGTAAAGACTTCAAGGAGCATGATTCCGTAGCTGAACACATCGCTCTTTCGTGAAGCTTTTCCGTATGACCCATACTCTGTGCAAAAAGAAGGAAGGATAAATGCACATTCCAACATAAGTTGCCAATATTAGTTAATTGGTGGCTTAACAACAAATTGATACATTGAGCAAGATAataagtacttcctccgtcccataatgtaagacgttttttgacactatactagtgtcaaaaaaacgtcttacattatgggacggagggagtactaagtacCTGGTGACATGTACCCAATAGTGCCATGCATGTTAATGGAGAACACAGAGTTATCATCAGCTTGTAGTAGTCTTGCAATGCCAAAATCTGCcacatgcgccatcatgtcctcgtcAAATAACACATTGCTTGGCTTCAAGTCGCAGTGCAAGACGATTTCCTGGTAACCATGGTGTAGATATTCCATTGCCATTGACACCTCAAGCATAACGCACAGTCTCTCACGGAACCCGAATTGTGTTTCGCCCTGTTGTGAGCAGTGAAGCAATGTCTCTAAATTGCCATTTGGCATGTATTGTAGCACCAACGCTCTGAAATTCATGTTAGAACATGTGGTGATTATCCGTATCAAGTTGCGATGCCGCGCCATGCGGAGCACACGACACTCGGCCTCGAAGCTTCTAATGGCACACGTGGACCGCATGTCAAGAACCTTTATTGCAACCGTCAAACCATCGCTCAGTTGTCCCTTGAATACCTTTCCGTGGCCTCCATATCCCAACATGTAATCTTCACTGAAATTACCAGTGGCACGAACAAGCTCTAGGTGTGAGACTAACTGATGGCTTGCTGGAGCTGTCAGGTCATTGGAAGATTTGGTCTTGCCGTTGTTGACTTTATTTCTCCACGATATGCAGTACAATAAAATTACAATAATGACAAAAGCTAGCGTGACAGCTGAGAGTAGGATTATTAGAAGGTTGTACTTATTACTGGAAGTGGTACTTACTACTGAAGCACTACCTTGGGGTTTCAAAAATGGTTGGCATGGAGGCAGAGGGAAGCCGCACAAGCCAGAGTTGTTTGCATATTGGCTCTCCGGGAAAGTGGCAAGGGATCCCATCTCCGGTATTGGTCCATTCAGCCTATTGTATGATAGATCAATCTCCGACAATGATAGCAAAGAAAATGAACTGGGGATTGGGCCTTCCAACTTGTTGTGTGACAGGTCAAGCATACCTAAATTCTTGGAACCTGCAAGCTCTGCTGGGATGGCACCAGAAAGTCGATTTTGCCGAAGATTCATGATCGCTAGATAGTTCATCTTACCAAGTTCCTTGGGGATCTCGGAGTCAAGCTTGTTAAAGGACAGGTCCAAGAATATAATGGAGCCATTGCTTTTCAAAGTATGCTCTCCGCTATCCAGGATGTATACCCGTGTGAAGTTGCACGTATTCTTGCTAGCCATCCGGTTTAGTTGCTCCAAACGGACGCCGCCGATCTCAAGCAGGCTCCCCGCGCCGCGACATTTGCTGCTCTGCTCGTCGTTGCGCAAGTATATATGTGGCCGCACTATCATGAAGCCGATAGCCACCTTCCCGGACTGCCTCGCCAGCTCCGGTGGTATCGATCCGCTTAGCTGGTTGTCGTTCAGATCGAGCCAAATTAAACTCTTGCAGTCTCCTAGCTCCGGCGGTATACGCCCTGAGAAGGAGTTGTTGTTGAGCTTCAAGATTGCAAGGTTGTCTAGCCGCCCCAGCCAAGCCGGCACCGACCCAGAGAGCCGGTTGCTCCCGAGCGCTATCCATTTCAGATTCCTGCAGTTCATCAATTCCGACGGGATGCTGCCAGTGAGCGTGTTGTACTCGAGGATGAGGTGCTCGAGTCCGAGAGCACCACCGAGCGACACTGGAATCTCACCCTCCAATTTGTTCTCCCACAGGATGAGGTCACGGAGACGAGCAAGGCTGCCGACGGATGTGGGGATGGAGCCATTGATGTAGTTGAGACTGAGGTCTAAAGACTCGAGGCTTTCACAGTTGGAGATCGTCGCCGGGATGCCGCCGGTAAAGTAGTTGTTCTGCAGGTAGAGCACCTCGAGCTTGGACTTGGAGCCGGTGTTGGGGCAGAGTGAGGATGGTATAGCGCCGGAGAGCTCGTTCGAGCTGAAGTCCAGCATCCTCAGATTGGCAAGCCGACCTAGAGAGTCAGGCATGGAGCCATGGAAGTGGTTGAGTGATAGAGTGAGCCACGAGAGCCGTGGGAGCTCAGCGAGTTCGTCGCCAGGGAGCTCACCAGAGAAGTTGTTGTTCGACAGGTTGAGGTAGGAGAGCGACGCGAGCAGCGTGATGTCCGGCGGAAAAGCGCCCTTCAAGTGGTTGCTGGAGAGGTTGAGCGAAACAAGAGCAGTGCAGCCGGACAAGACCCCGGGCAGCACCTCGCCGGAGATTAAATTTCCGGATAGATCAAGTGACTCCATCCTGGAGCAGTTGGTGAACGCCGGGACCTGGAGTGGCCCGGAGATCGAGTTCCAGGCAAGGTTCAGCCGGCGGACTCCCCCCATCCAGCTGAGATCACCGTCGCCGGTGATGTTGTTGTCCGACAGGTCTAGAACATCCAGGCGGGCAAAAATGTCCCCGCCACCTCCCTTCGCGTTGCCACCGCCAACGAGTGCGTTACCCGAAAGGTTCAGCTCCCTCAGCCCGTCGCACGCGCCAGCGAGCGCGCGGACGTCGGCGACGGATCCACCCAGCATGCCGTTCCCGGACAGGTCCAGCTGTGCCAGCCTCTGGCTGCACCACCACCCTCCGGGGCCGCTGCCACTTGCGAGCGAGCCGCTGATGTTGGCGCCTCGCAATCTGAGGACCTCGAGACCACCCAGCCGCAGCAGTGTGCCGGCGACGGTATGGAAATCGACGTCAAGTGGGACACCCGAGAGGGACAGCGACACGAGCCTCTTCCCTCCCCTGACGCACGCGGCACCAGGGAAACTGCACGCGCCGTCGCCACGGGTCCACCCCCCCAGCTCCCCGTGGTTCCGTACCGCCGCCTTGAACCGCTCCAGCAGCTGCTCGTCGACGCCGTCGTCGGCGGCCACCAACACCGGATCATTGacaagcagcagtagcagcaccgCCAGTGCCAGGCACAGAGCAGTACCCATGGTGGCGCCGACGCCCAGTGCTCAGCTATGAGAATGTTTAAAGCAGCTCTTTTGGGTTTCTGGACTGGATGAGCTGCACTGAGTGAACACTTGTAGCAAGCAGTGCTAGTAGGTATGATCGTTAGTTCGCCGGTGGGTGGCTCGTCGTGTTCTAGCTAGGGAGAATTCGTACGTATATATGCGCCATGCTCTGTAAAATCGATCTTTTCCTGCCTGATGTACGTAGGTGGTCCTGTATGTGGTGCCGAATTTTGCTGGTCCTCAAAAGTCGACGTCGTCAATCGAATTAGTGCAGATCATCGTGTATCATGTATACAAATTGAGTTGCTTCCTTGAAAAAGGACACGTACGCGTTGATGAAAAATGATTATCTATACGTGTGTGGATCCGGTATACGACGTGTTGGGAGATTGGTGCACCCATTTTTCATGATATGCACGTGAAACATATGATGCTCTCTAAAACAAGATGATTCCTCAAGGAATTCGATAAATATCTGAGGGTACGATCTTCTTCTATTGTTACACTGTAAAACCTTGTCACTACAGCAGAATTGTTCATGGTCGTCGTTGGACCAAAAGTCACTTAGTACGGGACCTCTCTAAACGCTCCATGGTTCTTAGACTGCTCGTCAGCAGTAATTTGTGTCGAATAATGAAAGAAAAAACTCGGTTCGATATGGTTTGAACGCTAAGTTGCAAGCCATGCTAATGCAAGCTTTATGCTGAAATGTTTTATGCTTCTCTTATAGACCAATATTTCTACTAGCATTCTTtccgcaaaaaaataaaaaagttgtagcATTCTCTTCCTGCCAAACGCCGCCATCCGTATGCTGACACCAAACATGCGACGGCTGCGCCATTGGAGGCAGCTACGCAGGCGAGTTTCCCTCCATTGGAGTTTCCCGCGTGCCCTGTTCCCACATTCGAGCTTTCGCCCCATTGCCTGTCGTCTATTCATCTATGAAGGCAACAACACTTCTACTAGCGATGACCACCACTCCTCCCCCTTAGCCTCAGCATCGCCCCTCTCCAGTGGCGCGCTCAAAGTAGACCACCTGCGCTATAATGCCCTGAGTGAACTCTTGTAGCAGTAGCACGTAGTAGGTACTACAGTATTATTGTTAGTGCCGCCGGTGGGTACCTCGTCGTGTTCTTAGAGAGGAGAATTCGCACATATGCATCATGATGCGTTACTGGTCCTGTACGTGGTGTCGAATTCGCTGGTCCCTCAAAAGTGGGCGTCGTCAATTAATCACATTAGCGCAGATCTATATACGCGATGACATATCTTGGAATCTTGACGATTATGATCGTGTATCATGCATGTATGTCTTGAATCAAAAGCACTCTCACACGCATTGCTTTGTACAAAAGCTAGCTCGTTCTCTGTGGGAACCAGCATGCAGGAATTTAAAATCTGGGCACCGTACATGTATCCTTGCTCAACACCTCGATGAAGCACAGGCAGTTCACACAAAACCAAATAAGTTCTAAATTAGTTTATCAAATTCTTCGAATGTCTTTCGCCAGAATATTTTTTACGCTTCTCTATTAGACCAACGCTCACATACATTCACACCAACGCTCACATACACGCACACCTATGACTGCACACACATCTTACCGTTATGAGCAGATCATTCTCACACTGAAAGAACAATGCCGAATAACTAGAATAAATCCTGGAAATTTTGAACATCGTGGCAAGTTTAGGATTTGAACCCGAAAAGACAAATTCCTCCACAATGGAGTTCACAGTCGCTTTGTGTTTGATAGTACCATGATAGGCAATCACATGATGCTGACAAAGAAACGATGCATAGCCAACGATTAAAAGGGCAGTATACGTTCTTGAAAAAGTAGTTTGGTGGGTGGGGGGAGAGGGGGTATCTCTTATGGAAGGAAATGATAGGTGTAATTGGGCTATCATAGTTGTCCAACCCACTAATTTCAGTATTACAATATAATGTAGTGGTATACCCAAAAACGGGGACTTGATTTGTAGGAGGTGTACACTAACCCCTAAAGATTTACATGATGGAATGTGTCTATGTACCCTTACAGGGGAAGGGGAAGGTGAACGAGGTAATGATCGACCTTATTTAACATATTGGCTCCAAGGCATGGGGAGAGTGCCTCCAGTGCACCTTTTTTAAAATGTCTAGAAATGGTTAAAATTATGAAGAAAAAATGCACACTAATGATACATGCATCTATCATATAAAAAGAATCATAATCCAAACCCAGTATGAAGTTTGAGACACTAAAAGGACAAATTTGATGTTTAATAATGTCCTTGTGATGAATTCATAGCCCAATTCAAACTAACTTTGTCCCCCTTTTTCTAGGGATGTATTCTCAATTTGGATTTGAAATTTTGTAGCTTGATGGATATATATTGTGCCTTTGCTAATACCAATCAGTATTCTCATACACGGTGAGGCCTTTGTTCTTTATCATCCGAGGTAATGTCAGGTTTGGGGGTACTCTTGGCTCTCAGATTTCTCTTGCATTTTGGCCCGTCTTCGAGTCATCATGTAATATTTAACTTTTACTAATGAAGGGTGTGGTATATCCGCATGATGAGAAGATGCAGGAGTCCTCACGTATACATCACAGTCGGAAAATTGTCTCTATGTAACCAAATCACAGTTCAGTTGTGCATAATTGTAACTACGCATGATGAGACATTATTTTGATTTTTGTTTGccaaaatatttatttattttcttttattaagTAATCAGTTAATGTTATTTCTTTGTACTGCAAGGTTGTTTCTCAAATAACTTCTTTTTACATAACTCCTTTTATAAAACAATCTCCAAAAGAATTCTCTTAAACAATTTACCACATTAGGTAACATATTTCGTAAATTCGTGCTTGTCTTAACAAACTATATTCACAGAATTCTAGACAAGTATATACCTTTCTTCACCGTCCACATCCACATATAATGATCTTATCCGCAAAAAAAAACCCAATATGTATTCATTTATCTATATCAAACTATTTTACTTACTTAGAACTTATTACATAAACATAATATCTTTTTTTGCGGGGTCATAAACATAATATCTTATCTGTACCATTTTATGTTATACTTGGTGCAATTTTGATAAAATACAGTGCTAAACTATAAGAATTTTTTACATATACTGGTGCTAATACACTTGTGCTAA
Coding sequences within:
- the LOC123075711 gene encoding brassinosteroid LRR receptor kinase BRI1-like, whose product is MGTALCLALAVLLLLLVNDPVLVAADDGVDEQLLERFKAAVRNHGELGGWTRGDGACSFPGAACVRGGKRLVSLSLSGVPLDVDFHTVAGTLLRLGGLEVLRLRGANISGSLASGSGPGGWWCSQRLAQLDLSGNGMLGGSVADVRALAGACDGLRELNLSGNALVGGGNAKGGGGDIFARLDVLDLSDNNITGDGDLSWMGGVRRLNLAWNSISGPLQVPAFTNCSRMESLDLSGNLISGEVLPGVLSGCTALVSLNLSSNHLKGAFPPDITLLASLSYLNLSNNNFSGELPGDELAELPRLSWLTLSLNHFHGSMPDSLGRLANLRMLDFSSNELSGAIPSSLCPNTGSKSKLEVLYLQNNYFTGGIPATISNCESLESLDLSLNYINGSIPTSVGSLARLRDLILWENKLEGEIPVSLGGALGLEHLILEYNTLTGSIPSELMNCRNLKWIALGSNRLSGSVPAWLGRLDNLAILKLNNNSFSGRIPPELGDCKSLIWLDLNDNQLSGSIPPELARQSGKVAIGFMIVRPHIYLRNDEQSSKCRGAGSLLEIGGVRLEQLNRMASKNTCNFTRVYILDSGEHTLKSNGSIIFLDLSFNKLDSEIPKELGKMNYLAIMNLRQNRLSGAIPAELAGSKNLGMLDLSHNKLEGPIPSSFSLLSLSEIDLSYNRLNGPIPEMGSLATFPESQYANNSGLCGFPLPPCQPFLKPQGSASVVSTTSSNKYNLLIILLSAVTLAFVIIVILLYCISWRNKVNNGKTKSSNDLTAPASHQLVSHLELVRATGNFSEDYMLGYGGHGKVFKGQLSDGLTVAIKVLDMRSTCAIRSFEAECRVLRMARHRNLIRIITTCSNMNFRALVLQYMPNGNLETLLHCSQQGETQFGFRERLCVMLEVSMAMEYLHHGYQEIVLHCDLKPSNVLFDEDMMAHVADFGIARLLQADDNSVFSINMHGTIGYMSPEYGSYGKASRKSDVFSYGIMLLEVFTGKRPTDAIFVGELSLRRWVHQLFQADQLVHAIDRRVLQCLDMDISFLVPILEVGLLCSSDSPEDRITMSDVVLRLKNVKTEYTKHISSTLGSVSQ